In the genome of Erinaceus europaeus chromosome 8, mEriEur2.1, whole genome shotgun sequence, one region contains:
- the NUB1 gene encoding NEDD8 ultimate buster 1 isoform X1 encodes MAQKKYLQARLTQFLREDKIQLWKPPYTAENKEAGLELKDLAKKYSDKLDCCENEVEKMIEEIRCKAIERGAGNENYKTKGIATIEVFLPPRLGKDRKNLLETRLHITGRELRSRIAETFGFQENYIKIVINKKQLQLGETLQGQGVTHNVKAMVLELKQSEEDARRAFQVEEEEQSEAEQKERRIQRTKRGLEILAERAEMVVDPETTLYLDIANQTGRSLKIPPAEKKALMLAMGYHEKGRAFLKRREYGIALPCLLDADKYFCQCCHELLDTVDNYAVLQLDIVWCYLRLEQLECLDDAERKLSLAQTCFRTCYGENHQRLVHIKGNCGKEKVLFLRLYLLQGIRNFHSGHGEEARDCLHKARQLFRELSIDPAKVHSLLQLGFTAQEARLGLRACEGDVDHAAAHITSRREELAQIRKEEKEKKRRRLESISQLRGVGCSAAAARAALHQAGGSLEQAFKILLSNPALWGLNDPRSDHNLESPSQESVDQLVYMGFEAPAAEAALRFFRGNVQLAAQTLVLSGGSLPPGLQPAAASPSPSPSPSPSPSPSTSPTDSAGTPSTSTDEDMETEAVNEILEDIPEHEEDYLDSTLEDEELLIAEYLSYVDGLRTAARSA; translated from the exons ATGGCGCAAAAGAAATACCTACAGGCAAGACTGACCCAGTTCCTGAGGGAAGACAAGATTCAGCTCTGGAAACCCCCATACACGGCGGAAAACAAGGAAGCTGGCTTGGAACTGAAG GACCTTGCTAAGAAGTATTCTGACAAGCTAGACTGTTGTGAAAATGAAGTGGAGAAGATGATAGAAGAAATACGTTGCAAAGCCATAGAGCGGGGTGCTGGAAATGAGAACTATAAAACCAAGGGAATCGCTACGATCGAGGTCTTTCTGCCTCCACGGCTGGGAAAA gacagaaagaacctTCTGGAGACTCGGCTGCACATCACCGGCAGAGAGCTGAGGTCCAG AATAGCTGAAACCTTTGGATTTCAAGAGAACTATATCAAAATTGTCATAAATAAGAAACAGCTTCAGCTGG GGGAGACCCTGCAAGGCCAAGGTGTCACGCACAACGTGAAGGCCATGGTGCTGGAGCTGAAGCAGTCTGAGGAGGACGCCAGGAGGGCCTtccaggtggaggaggaggagcagagcgAGGCCGAGCAGAAGGAGCGGCGCATTCAGAGGACCAAGCGGGGACTGGAGATCCTGGCCGAGAGAG CCGAGATGGTGGTGGACCCAGAAACCACTCTGTACTTGGACATAGCGAACCAGACGGGTCGGTCCCTCAAGATCCCCCCGGCGGAGAAGAAG GCCCTGATGCTGGCCATGGGCTACCACGAGAAGGGCCGGGCGTTCCTGAAGAGGAGGGAGTACGGGATCGCCTTGCCGTGCCTGCTGGACGCCGACAAGTATTTCTG CCAGTGCTGCCATGAGCTGCTGGACACGGTGGACAACTACGCAGTGCTGCAGCTGGACATCGTGTGGTGCTACCTGCGGCTGGAGCAGCTCGAGTGTCTGGACGACGCCGAGAGGAAGCTGAGCCTGGCGCAGACCTGCTTCCGCACCTGCTACGGCGAGAACCACCAGCGCCTGGTGCACATCAAG GGCAACTGCGGGAAGGAGAAGGTGCTGTTCCTCCGGCTGTACCTGCTGCAGGGCATCCGCAACTTCCACAGCGGCCATGGCGAGGAGGCGCGCGACTGTCTGCACAAG gcCCGGCAGCTCTTCCGAGAGCTCTCCATCGACCCCGCCAAGGTGCACAGCCTGCTGCAGCTGGGCTTCACGGCACAGGAAGCACGGCTCGGCCTCAGGGCGTGCGAGGGTGACGTGGACCACGCGGCCGCCCACATCACCAGCCGCAGAGAG gAGCTGGCGCAGATTcgcaaggaggagaaggagaagaagcggCGGCGCCTGGAGAGCATCAGCCAGCTGCGGGGGGTTGGCTGCTCTGCGGCCGCGGCCAGGGCGGCGCTGCACCAGGCGGGCGGGAGCCTGGAACAGGCCTTCAAG ATTCTTCTCAGCAACCCCGCCCTGTGGGGGCTGAATGACCCACGCAGCGACCACAACCTGGAGAGCCCGTCCCAGGAGAGTGTCGACCAG CTGGTGTACATGGGCTTCGAGGCGCCGGCGGCCGAGGCGGCGCTCAGGTTCTTCCGCGGCAACGTGCAGCTGGCGGCCCAGACGCTGGTGCTGAGCGGAGGCAGCCTGCCCCCCGGCCTGCAGCCCGCGGCCGCCTCCCCGTCGCCATCTCCCTCCCCGTCGCCATCCCCCTCGCCCTCCACGTCGCCCACCGATTCCGCAG GCACCCCCAGCACCTCGACAGACGAGGACATGGAGACGGAGGCCGTGAACGAGATCCTGGAGGACATCCCGGAGCACGAGGAGGACTACCTGGACTCCACGCTGGAGGACGAGGAGCTGCTCATCGCCGAGTACCTGTCCTACGTGGACGGGCTGCGCACGGCGGCCCGGAGCGCCTGA
- the CRYGN gene encoding gamma-crystallin N, with the protein MAQRSGSITLFEGKHFSGRRLDVCGDCDSFQERGFMNRVGSVRVGSGAWVCFQHPDYRGPQFILEHGDYPDFRRWNGHNDHLGSCRPVGMHGEHFHLQVFEGCGFTGASLDFQQDCPLLQAAGWAHGVGALRVLGDGAWVLYEEPGFRGCMFLVERGDFRSFSDWGAPSARVQSVRRVVNAF; encoded by the exons ATGGCCCAGCGCTCTGGCTCG ATCACCCTCTTCGAGGGCAAACACTTCTCCGGCCGCCGCCTGGACGTGTGCGGGGACTGCGACAGCTTCCAGGAGCGCGGCTTCATGAACCGCGTGGGCTCCGTGCGCGTGGGCAGCGGCGCCTGGGTCTGCTTCCAGCACCCCGACTACCGGGGCCCCCAGTTCATCCTGGAGCACGGAGACTACCCCGACTTCCGCCGCTGGAACGGACACAACGACCATCTGGGCTCCTGCCGGCCCGTCGGCATG CACGGGGAGCACTTCCACCTGCAGGTCTTTGAGGGCTGCGGCTTCACAGGCGCCAGCCTGGACTTCCAGCAGGACTGTCCCCTGCTCCAGGCCGCCGGCTGGGCCCACGGGGTCGGCGCGCTCAGGGTCCTCGGCGACGGCGC GTGGGTGCTGTACGAGGAGCCTGGCTTCCGGGGCTGCATGTTCCTGGTGGAGCGGGGTGACTTCCGCAGCTTCTCTGACTGGGGTGCCCCCAGCGCTCGGGTCCAGTCTGTGCGCAGGGTGGTCAACGCCTTCTAG
- the RHEB gene encoding GTP-binding protein Rheb has protein sequence MPQSKSRKIAILGYRSVGKSSLTIQFVEGQFVDSYDPTIENTFTKLITVNGQEYHLQLVDTAGQDEYSIFPQTYSIDINGYILVYSVTSIKSFEVIKVIHGKLLDMVGKVQIPIMLVGNKKDLHMERVISYEEGKALAESWNAAFLESSAKENQTAVDVFRRIILEAEKMDGAASQGKSSCSMM, from the exons gcaAGTCCTCGCTGACTATTCAGTTTGTGGAGGGCCAGTTTGTGGACTCCTACGACCCCACCATCGAGAACA CGTTCACGAAGCTGATCACGGTCAACGGGCAGGAGTATCACCTCCAGCTGGTGGACACAGCTGGGCAG GACGAGTACTCCATCTTCCCGCAGACCTATTCCATCGACATCAACGGCTACATCCTGGTGTACTCCGTCACGTCCATCAAGAG TTTTGAAGTGATCAAAGTCATCCACGGGAAGCTGCTGGACATGGTGGGGAAAGTGCA AATACCGATCATGCTGGTCGGGAATAAGAAAGACCTGCACATGGAGAG GGTCATCAGCTACGAGGAGGGGAAGGCACTGGCAGAGTCATGGAACGCCGCCTTCCTGGAATCTTCTGCGAAAGAAAACCAG ACCGCTGTCGATGTCTTCCGAAGGATAATTTTGGAGGCAGAGAAAATGGACGGGGCTGCTTCGCAAGGGAAGTCATCCTGCTCCATGATGTGA
- the NUB1 gene encoding NEDD8 ultimate buster 1 isoform X2, translated as MLQLTQELSWARKPEVPSLVPGTACARAALIPATLRAGQARSVRGPLLGAPCNGPWLPGETLQGQGVTHNVKAMVLELKQSEEDARRAFQVEEEEQSEAEQKERRIQRTKRGLEILAERAEMVVDPETTLYLDIANQTGRSLKIPPAEKKALMLAMGYHEKGRAFLKRREYGIALPCLLDADKYFCQCCHELLDTVDNYAVLQLDIVWCYLRLEQLECLDDAERKLSLAQTCFRTCYGENHQRLVHIKGNCGKEKVLFLRLYLLQGIRNFHSGHGEEARDCLHKARQLFRELSIDPAKVHSLLQLGFTAQEARLGLRACEGDVDHAAAHITSRREELAQIRKEEKEKKRRRLESISQLRGVGCSAAAARAALHQAGGSLEQAFKILLSNPALWGLNDPRSDHNLESPSQESVDQLVYMGFEAPAAEAALRFFRGNVQLAAQTLVLSGGSLPPGLQPAAASPSPSPSPSPSPSPSTSPTDSAGTPSTSTDEDMETEAVNEILEDIPEHEEDYLDSTLEDEELLIAEYLSYVDGLRTAARSA; from the exons ATGCTGCAGTTGACACAGGAGCTGAGCTGGGCCcgcaagcctgaggtcccgagcTTGGTCCCCGGCACCGCGTGTGCCAGAGCTGCTCTGATCCCGGCCACTCTCAGGGCGGGGCAGGCACGGTCGGTC CGGGGTCCTCTGCTGGGGGCTCCCTGTAATGGGCCGTGGCTTCCAGGGGAGACCCTGCAAGGCCAAGGTGTCACGCACAACGTGAAGGCCATGGTGCTGGAGCTGAAGCAGTCTGAGGAGGACGCCAGGAGGGCCTtccaggtggaggaggaggagcagagcgAGGCCGAGCAGAAGGAGCGGCGCATTCAGAGGACCAAGCGGGGACTGGAGATCCTGGCCGAGAGAG CCGAGATGGTGGTGGACCCAGAAACCACTCTGTACTTGGACATAGCGAACCAGACGGGTCGGTCCCTCAAGATCCCCCCGGCGGAGAAGAAG GCCCTGATGCTGGCCATGGGCTACCACGAGAAGGGCCGGGCGTTCCTGAAGAGGAGGGAGTACGGGATCGCCTTGCCGTGCCTGCTGGACGCCGACAAGTATTTCTG CCAGTGCTGCCATGAGCTGCTGGACACGGTGGACAACTACGCAGTGCTGCAGCTGGACATCGTGTGGTGCTACCTGCGGCTGGAGCAGCTCGAGTGTCTGGACGACGCCGAGAGGAAGCTGAGCCTGGCGCAGACCTGCTTCCGCACCTGCTACGGCGAGAACCACCAGCGCCTGGTGCACATCAAG GGCAACTGCGGGAAGGAGAAGGTGCTGTTCCTCCGGCTGTACCTGCTGCAGGGCATCCGCAACTTCCACAGCGGCCATGGCGAGGAGGCGCGCGACTGTCTGCACAAG gcCCGGCAGCTCTTCCGAGAGCTCTCCATCGACCCCGCCAAGGTGCACAGCCTGCTGCAGCTGGGCTTCACGGCACAGGAAGCACGGCTCGGCCTCAGGGCGTGCGAGGGTGACGTGGACCACGCGGCCGCCCACATCACCAGCCGCAGAGAG gAGCTGGCGCAGATTcgcaaggaggagaaggagaagaagcggCGGCGCCTGGAGAGCATCAGCCAGCTGCGGGGGGTTGGCTGCTCTGCGGCCGCGGCCAGGGCGGCGCTGCACCAGGCGGGCGGGAGCCTGGAACAGGCCTTCAAG ATTCTTCTCAGCAACCCCGCCCTGTGGGGGCTGAATGACCCACGCAGCGACCACAACCTGGAGAGCCCGTCCCAGGAGAGTGTCGACCAG CTGGTGTACATGGGCTTCGAGGCGCCGGCGGCCGAGGCGGCGCTCAGGTTCTTCCGCGGCAACGTGCAGCTGGCGGCCCAGACGCTGGTGCTGAGCGGAGGCAGCCTGCCCCCCGGCCTGCAGCCCGCGGCCGCCTCCCCGTCGCCATCTCCCTCCCCGTCGCCATCCCCCTCGCCCTCCACGTCGCCCACCGATTCCGCAG GCACCCCCAGCACCTCGACAGACGAGGACATGGAGACGGAGGCCGTGAACGAGATCCTGGAGGACATCCCGGAGCACGAGGAGGACTACCTGGACTCCACGCTGGAGGACGAGGAGCTGCTCATCGCCGAGTACCTGTCCTACGTGGACGGGCTGCGCACGGCGGCCCGGAGCGCCTGA